The sequence ACATGAGCATGCGACGCTTCGATCCTCGGCAAGCCCAACGCGGACCCCAAATCAGAATCAATCAGCGAATCAGGGTCCCCGAGATCAGAGTCATCGGGGAAGCAGGAGAAATGCTCGGCATCCTGCCTACCCACGAAGCCTTGCGGCGCGCCCAGGAACGAGGCCTCGACCTCGTGGAGGTCAATCCGAAGGCTGACCCGCCCGTCTGCAAAATTCTCGACTTCGGCAAGTACAAGTACGACGAGAAGAAAAAAGCACGCGAGGCGAAGCGCAAGCAGAGTGTCGTCGAGATCAAAGAGATCAAGTTGCGTCCGAAAACCGACGATCACGACTTGCAGTTCAAGACGCGCGCAGCCATCCGCTTTCTCGAAGCGGGTCACAAGGTGAAGTTCACGGTGCGCTTCCGCGGCCGCGAGATCACGCACCCCGAGAAAGCACAAGAGCAGCTCGACTGGATCGTCCAGCAATGTGAAGAGACCGCGAACGTCGAAGTTCGTCCCGTCATGGAACAACGAACGATGACGCTTCTCATGGCGCCGAAACCGGCCGTCATGCAGCGCGTGGCCCAAGCGCGCGCAGCCGCTGAAAAAGCTCGACAGAAAGCCCTGCAAGAGGGTCGCGCAGCTCCCGCCCCGACCGACAACGAAGAAGCCCTCCGCAAACTCGAAGAACAACTCGAAGAGGCGGACGAGGACGAGGACGACGAGGACGACGAAGGGGATGCCGAATAGCCCCGACACGTCTCCCCTTCACTTCACCCCATCGACGCTCGAACGAGCGTCGTTCGATGCGGTGAACGTACCTCGCGATCCGATCGTTCCACTAGGACAAACCACACACGAAACGTCGCAGGTTACGCGCGGACAAACCTCATCGAGGCCCGCTGCGTACCTGCGGCGCGCCGCGATCGCATCCCTTCTCGTCGCACCACTCGTCGCCATCCCGCCGGTCGCGCGCGTCCTCGTCGATCGCGCCGCACCCGCGCTCGCTGACGTCGCCACCACGAACCTCGACAGCGCCTTCGCTTGGCGTCCCGTCGAAGCGCGTCCAGTAGCGCCGCCCAAAGCTCCTGCAAAAGCAAGCGACTCCGTCGCTGAAACACGCCGCAGCGATGCGCCGTCAACACGACACGCAGCGCCGTCAGCCAAGACGCACCGCGGAATCATCGTGCGTACCGACGCCGTCGTTCGCGCCGTGCGCAGTGGAGGGCGCCCGTCATCCGTACCTGCACCCGCAACGGCTCAACGACCCGCAGGCCTGTCCCTCGTCGGCGTCTCCGCGTTCGGCACGGGCCTGCGTGATGGCGACATTCTCACGAGCGTCGGTGGAGCGCCGGCGACTTCGGAGAGCGCCGTCATCGGCATCGTCGCCGGAGCCATCAGCCGAAACGCAAAGGTCATCACGGGCGTGGTTTGGCGCGGCGAACAGCGCTTCGACGTGGCCGTGGAAATCCCGCGCCCGAAAGACTTTTCCGACAAACCGCGCAGGCGCGCCTCAGTGCGCGAATAGCCCGCCGTAATACGCGCCCACCGCAAGCAGCAAAAGCGCCGCGACAACGAAGATCCACATCCCTTTGTTGCCGTCTTTGCCAGACGCCGCGGACGCAGCCGACGGCGCAGATGTCGTCTTGATGGGCCCCTTCCCCGTTTCGATGCGCGAGCTTCTGTCCTTCTTGCCCGTGGCGATGGACTTCGACTCCATCTCGATGCGCGAGCTCCGATCGCCGTCTTTCTTGTCGGACTTGCTCGATTTCTTCTTGCGCTTCTTGATGCCGGTCGAGCGCGAAACATCTCCCGTCTCGAGCGGCTCGGACTCTTCGACGTCAGGAGGCGACTGCGAGTCTTCGGCAACGGGAGGCAACGGCGTCGCGTCCATCACGGCCAACGGCGGCGATGGCTCCTTCGGTTGCGCGGGCTCGGATGCTTCTTTCGCATCAGGCGGTTGCATCGGCTCCGTGATCTCGACGGGTTGCCACGCTTCTTTGATGAGGACCGGCTGCGATTCCCTCGACGGTTGCGATGGCTCACCAACGGGCGGCACCGATCGCCTCGTATTGGGCGGCGGTGAATCATCATCCGCAGTCGGCGCTGTCGCTGCTCGATCGGCCGTGGTGATCACCGGCTCGGGCGGCGCCACGGGAGGAGCAATCGGCGCGGCATTTTCTGCTGGAGCTTCTTTCGGCACGTCATCTCGAGGCGCCGAAGAAACCGGACCGAGTGACGACGCGGGCGCTCGCGTAGAGATTGGCTCGAACGTTCTTCGCCTACCAAACGCTGGCCTTGCGCTTCGCGCTTCGCTCGCCGGGTTCTGCTCGATTTCCTCGATCCATTTCGCAATGTCCTCGAAGTGCGAAACGCGACCTCGCATGAGCCGTTCGGAGGTC is a genomic window of Polyangiaceae bacterium containing:
- a CDS encoding translation initiation factor IF-3; translation: MSMRRFDPRQAQRGPQIRINQRIRVPEIRVIGEAGEMLGILPTHEALRRAQERGLDLVEVNPKADPPVCKILDFGKYKYDEKKKAREAKRKQSVVEIKEIKLRPKTDDHDLQFKTRAAIRFLEAGHKVKFTVRFRGREITHPEKAQEQLDWIVQQCEETANVEVRPVMEQRTMTLLMAPKPAVMQRVAQARAAAEKARQKALQEGRAAPAPTDNEEALRKLEEQLEEADEDEDDEDDEGDAE